In Streptomyces canus, one DNA window encodes the following:
- a CDS encoding toll/interleukin-1 receptor domain-containing protein, with amino-acid sequence MDPAAFFYTSCVRADGWRALTRFHTDLEYHLRIQEGFGVSGVIGALMEPESARESDVTRAGVMIALYSPRYFKDRGAGLEWAIFGARMRHHEDTRGMAARGCLIPLCWKPVRDGDLPESVRQSVEQPGPFDWLRQDGLESLAASTQAEGEVRYYALVEQLAKTIAESGGTELEPLGVTDARTLPPAFGSESAPPPGPLPEGEGGERWARRWLDARDPAARGHGPGSVAISYVGADQPWADWMMGVLEQRGHEVELWRWRAGRERLPDAVARARNSAESLLVIFSHNYFAAGDTAPTEWEEAFVPASDRPSPSVLVQIDAAPRPLLVRDAQVVVLAGTDLAEAEQRIGEVLPGTRRPSQDRRGGR; translated from the coding sequence GTGGATCCAGCCGCTTTCTTCTATACGAGTTGTGTACGGGCTGACGGCTGGCGTGCGCTGACGCGTTTTCACACCGACCTGGAGTACCACCTGCGGATCCAGGAGGGGTTCGGCGTGAGCGGCGTCATCGGTGCGCTGATGGAGCCCGAATCGGCCCGTGAGTCCGACGTGACCAGGGCCGGAGTGATGATCGCACTGTACTCGCCCCGGTACTTCAAGGACCGGGGCGCGGGCCTCGAATGGGCGATTTTCGGGGCCCGGATGCGCCATCACGAGGACACCCGGGGCATGGCGGCACGTGGCTGCCTGATCCCGCTGTGCTGGAAGCCCGTCCGCGACGGCGACTTACCGGAATCGGTACGTCAATCGGTGGAGCAGCCCGGTCCGTTCGACTGGCTGCGGCAGGACGGCCTGGAGTCGCTGGCCGCGTCGACACAGGCAGAGGGCGAAGTACGGTACTACGCCCTGGTCGAACAATTGGCCAAAACTATTGCCGAGTCCGGGGGTACGGAACTGGAGCCACTGGGCGTGACCGATGCGCGGACGCTGCCTCCGGCGTTCGGCAGCGAGAGCGCGCCGCCGCCCGGACCGCTCCCGGAAGGGGAGGGCGGCGAGCGGTGGGCACGTCGCTGGCTCGATGCCCGGGACCCCGCCGCCCGCGGCCACGGGCCGGGTTCGGTCGCGATCAGTTATGTGGGTGCCGACCAACCGTGGGCCGACTGGATGATGGGCGTGCTGGAGCAACGGGGTCACGAGGTCGAGCTGTGGCGCTGGCGGGCCGGCCGGGAGCGGCTGCCCGACGCGGTCGCCCGGGCGCGCAATTCAGCCGAGAGTCTGCTCGTCATCTTCTCGCACAACTACTTCGCCGCCGGTGACACCGCCCCCACCGAATGGGAGGAGGCGTTCGTTCCTGCCTCCGACCGGCCGTCGCCTTCCGTGCTGGTCCAGATCGACGCCGCTCCCCGGCCGCTGCTGGTGCGGGACGCACAGGTCGTCGTCCTGGCGGGAACGGATCTGGCGGAGGCCGAGCAGCGGATCGGTGAGGTGCTGCCCGGAACACGCCGGCCATCACAGGATCGCAGGGGCGGCCGGTGA
- a CDS encoding thiamine pyrophosphate-dependent enzyme — MIRNQPTEHAAVTRPRSVRDAVLDVLRRFGTTTVFGNPGSTEISFLVGFPDDVEFRLALHEGSVVGMATGWAIARGRPAFVNLHTTAGLANAASALATARVNRAPLVVVVGQQDRRHLAHEPFLAGHLDGLVGEYPVWSNTPLRPQDVPAAVARAHHEAITGAGPAIVVVPMDDWEQPAAPERGAAPLAVHRAAPAVTTVIDEVAELVDAARNPVIVAGAGNDSEPAWSALVDLAERLGTPVWQEPFGARAGFPQDHPAFAGHLPPGRAGVREVLSRHDALLVVGAPVLRQYAWEPGDLLPEGLRVVQITQYSEEAHGSAADLALIADPTEVCRALAAKVTPRAARVTGRSAPEPVPAPGPGEPLMPAHVFDLLARHLPADAILVEESPSSRPELHRRVPARAPLGFVSAAAGGLGFGLPAAIGLKMGAPSRPVVAVLGDGSSLYGIQGLWSAAHYRTGVLFVVMSNGGYAIMDKLAENSGRGKAPWPSFAEITISGVAEALACPAVRVTTHGQLEATLADVLPGLAERSGPLVLDIQVARDRTYG; from the coding sequence ATGATCAGGAACCAGCCGACCGAGCACGCTGCGGTCACCCGGCCGCGGAGCGTCCGCGACGCCGTACTCGATGTGCTGCGTCGCTTCGGGACGACCACGGTCTTCGGCAACCCGGGATCGACCGAGATCTCCTTCCTGGTCGGTTTCCCCGACGACGTGGAGTTCCGGCTGGCCCTGCACGAGGGTTCGGTGGTCGGCATGGCCACGGGCTGGGCGATCGCCCGGGGCCGGCCCGCGTTCGTCAACCTGCACACCACCGCCGGACTGGCCAACGCCGCCAGTGCGCTGGCCACCGCACGCGTCAACCGCGCACCGCTCGTGGTGGTGGTCGGCCAGCAGGACCGGCGGCACCTCGCCCACGAGCCGTTCCTCGCCGGACACCTCGACGGCCTCGTCGGCGAGTATCCCGTGTGGTCGAACACGCCATTGCGCCCGCAGGACGTGCCGGCCGCCGTCGCGCGAGCCCACCACGAGGCGATCACCGGAGCCGGACCGGCGATCGTCGTGGTCCCGATGGACGACTGGGAACAACCGGCCGCGCCCGAACGCGGTGCCGCGCCCCTGGCGGTGCACCGGGCCGCGCCCGCGGTGACCACGGTGATCGACGAGGTGGCCGAACTCGTCGACGCCGCCCGCAACCCGGTGATCGTGGCCGGTGCCGGCAACGACAGTGAACCGGCCTGGTCGGCGCTCGTGGACCTCGCGGAACGACTGGGTACGCCCGTGTGGCAGGAACCGTTCGGCGCACGCGCCGGCTTTCCCCAGGACCACCCGGCCTTCGCCGGCCACCTGCCGCCGGGCCGGGCGGGAGTGCGCGAGGTCCTCTCCCGCCATGACGCCCTGCTGGTGGTCGGCGCGCCGGTGCTGCGGCAGTACGCCTGGGAACCCGGTGATCTCCTTCCCGAAGGACTACGGGTCGTGCAGATCACCCAGTACTCCGAGGAAGCCCACGGCAGCGCAGCCGATCTCGCGCTGATCGCGGACCCCACCGAGGTCTGCCGTGCGCTGGCCGCCAAGGTCACCCCCCGCGCGGCCCGAGTGACCGGGCGGTCCGCGCCCGAACCGGTCCCTGCCCCGGGACCGGGCGAGCCGCTGATGCCGGCCCATGTCTTCGATCTCCTCGCCCGGCATCTCCCCGCCGATGCGATCCTGGTCGAAGAGTCCCCGTCCAGCCGCCCGGAACTGCACCGGCGTGTCCCGGCCCGCGCGCCCCTGGGATTCGTCAGCGCCGCTGCGGGCGGTCTGGGCTTCGGCCTGCCGGCAGCGATCGGACTGAAGATGGGCGCCCCGAGCCGCCCCGTCGTGGCCGTCCTGGGCGACGGGTCCTCCCTGTACGGAATACAAGGGCTGTGGAGCGCAGCCCACTACCGGACCGGTGTTCTCTTCGTCGTCATGTCCAACGGTGGATACGCGATCATGGACAAGCTCGCCGAGAACTCGGGTCGTGGCAAGGCTCCTTGGCCCTCGTTCGCCGAGATCACGATCTCCGGTGTGGCCGAGGCCCTGGCATGCCCGGCAGTGCGGGTCACCACCCACGGGCAGCTCGAGGCGACGCTCGCCGACGTACTCCCCGGCCTCGCTGAACGCAGCGGGCCTCTTGTGCTCGACATCCAGGTCGCCCGGGACCGCACCTACGGCTGA
- a CDS encoding TIR domain-containing protein, protein MSVPRRQPRQLPPISNLPPLPAPFVGRDEEIADTHQRLTDHVTVLVHDPEGRPHGYGTSQLAISYGHLYTLHYQLIWLFDCGQETDPARLADRVEKETERLSEAFEKSLGEPLDGPTAADWLFIYDNVAEPDGIRRHFPEGNARILVTSRFTGTWDERERVCVGPLGRAESVRLLKENMSLDQLQAAHLADTFGGHPKQIVRAGEAVLAGRVTAEEIATVVEIAWLAPPQRRAGVPDGVRTSLRSCLLRSAVCRDSGSYGRFTEALRRRTTGIVPRDVLTSDMTMAERVDVLLDAVFEQEDPAALRVLADAVEEETESSGSGRQMAATVRRIVDELLEDQRGTSAPPTPLAHHPARARSLPPPRSVPEPTAEKEYPFFFTSWHNRDADGDEVQYFHQLLEKEVAVKLPARLGKTGFLDWNMEPGTKWESLLVEAIRTTRILVPLITEDYFTREWCRREWAVMVQRMANVDAAQSQEPIAILPVFWVRPMEGWRTPEDFGLYQHRVRWDGEKAYDGHVYDLVRDKGQPLTEYVRSLVRAMVKAAATPLPQLDRHKVMRVPLAFRDVNESSR, encoded by the coding sequence GTGAGCGTGCCAAGACGCCAGCCCCGGCAGCTTCCGCCGATATCCAACCTCCCGCCCCTCCCCGCGCCGTTCGTCGGCAGGGACGAAGAGATCGCGGACACCCACCAGCGGCTCACCGACCATGTCACCGTGCTGGTCCACGACCCGGAGGGCCGCCCGCACGGCTACGGCACCTCCCAGCTGGCCATCTCCTATGGCCACCTCTACACCCTGCACTACCAGCTGATCTGGCTCTTCGACTGCGGCCAGGAGACGGACCCGGCCAGACTGGCGGACCGTGTCGAGAAGGAGACGGAGCGGCTGAGCGAGGCGTTCGAGAAGAGCCTCGGTGAGCCGCTGGACGGTCCCACAGCCGCCGACTGGCTCTTCATCTACGACAACGTGGCGGAGCCCGACGGCATACGGCGCCACTTCCCGGAGGGCAACGCCCGCATCCTGGTCACCTCACGCTTCACCGGCACGTGGGACGAGCGGGAACGGGTGTGCGTGGGTCCGCTGGGTCGTGCGGAGTCGGTTCGGCTCCTCAAGGAGAACATGAGCCTCGACCAGCTGCAGGCCGCCCACCTCGCGGACACCTTCGGCGGCCACCCGAAGCAGATCGTGCGGGCCGGCGAGGCCGTCCTCGCGGGCCGGGTCACCGCGGAAGAGATCGCCACCGTGGTGGAGATCGCCTGGCTGGCACCCCCGCAGCGCCGGGCCGGCGTGCCGGACGGCGTGCGCACGAGCCTGCGCTCCTGTCTGCTGCGTTCGGCCGTGTGCCGGGACTCCGGCAGCTACGGGCGCTTCACGGAGGCCCTGCGCCGACGGACGACGGGAATCGTCCCACGCGATGTGCTGACCTCCGACATGACCATGGCGGAGCGGGTCGATGTGCTGCTGGACGCGGTGTTCGAGCAGGAGGACCCCGCAGCGCTGCGGGTCCTGGCCGACGCCGTGGAGGAGGAGACGGAGAGTTCCGGCTCCGGTCGGCAGATGGCCGCCACCGTACGGCGGATCGTCGACGAACTGCTGGAGGACCAGCGCGGCACCTCTGCTCCCCCGACGCCACTCGCCCATCACCCGGCCCGAGCTCGCTCCCTGCCGCCGCCCCGGTCGGTGCCGGAGCCGACGGCTGAGAAGGAGTACCCCTTCTTCTTCACCAGCTGGCACAACCGGGACGCCGACGGAGACGAGGTGCAGTACTTCCACCAGTTACTGGAGAAGGAGGTGGCGGTCAAACTGCCGGCCCGGCTCGGGAAGACCGGATTCCTCGACTGGAACATGGAGCCCGGGACGAAATGGGAGTCCCTGCTGGTCGAGGCGATTCGCACCACGAGGATTCTGGTCCCTCTGATCACCGAGGACTACTTCACCCGCGAGTGGTGCCGGCGCGAGTGGGCCGTCATGGTGCAACGCATGGCGAACGTCGACGCCGCACAGTCCCAGGAGCCGATCGCCATCCTGCCGGTCTTCTGGGTCAGGCCGATGGAAGGGTGGCGGACGCCGGAGGACTTCGGCCTGTACCAGCACCGGGTGCGCTGGGACGGCGAGAAGGCGTACGACGGGCACGTCTACGACCTGGTCAGGGACAAGGGCCAGCCGCTTACGGAGTATGTGCGTTCGCTCGTCAGGGCCATGGTCAAAGCAGCCGCTACGCCTCTGCCCCAGCTCGACCGGCACAAGGTGATGCGGGTTCCTCTGGCGTTCCGCGATGTCAACGAGAGCAGCCGCTGA
- a CDS encoding HIT family protein — MTPDHHDADCLFCGIAAGSEPARVVAETADTLTFLPRNPVHPGHVLVVPRRHVADIWGLDTATAAAVGAAVLRAAHAVRAVHRPEGLNVIQSSGAAATQSVPHLHVHVVPRYEGDRMPRLWPGHIEPEPELLDESARRLRAETASQHEQPREYQGQNQAAVKARQGGRDSRS; from the coding sequence ATGACTCCCGATCATCACGACGCCGACTGCCTCTTCTGCGGGATCGCAGCGGGGTCCGAACCGGCCCGTGTCGTCGCCGAGACCGCGGACACGCTGACGTTCCTGCCCCGGAATCCGGTGCACCCGGGGCATGTGCTCGTCGTGCCCCGGCGCCATGTCGCGGACATCTGGGGGCTCGACACGGCTACGGCGGCAGCGGTCGGCGCGGCTGTGCTCAGGGCCGCCCACGCGGTGCGGGCCGTCCACCGCCCCGAGGGCCTCAACGTCATCCAGTCGTCCGGGGCGGCGGCCACGCAGTCCGTACCCCATCTGCACGTCCATGTCGTGCCGCGCTACGAGGGCGACCGGATGCCACGACTGTGGCCCGGGCACATCGAGCCGGAACCTGAGCTGCTGGACGAGTCCGCGCGGCGGCTGCGCGCGGAGACCGCGTCACAGCACGAACAGCCGCGCGAATACCAGGGCCAGAACCAGGCCGCCGTAAAAGCCCGACAGGGTGGGAGAGACAGCCGCTCGTAG